In Chloroflexota bacterium, a single genomic region encodes these proteins:
- a CDS encoding LLM class flavin-dependent oxidoreductase, with protein MGSIIHINTATLYHRDLIASIQSIRLNIHLNIHLKHSPIGERTRLPILRFGAFWQVPGYLGSSVARRHWETIEQIALADKLGFTTAWLAESTFFPGRPMSNPLMVACSAAHLAPRIRFGTLAAQFPLHHPIHMATQAATCDILTNGRLDLCLGGRWGSPSGQAFGQAGDISSAESRARVAEGIELLKAAWTQERANFEGEYWGMKDLLVMPKPVQEPFPPLLLAANSDETFPYAARMGLGVIGTTLSQPMPRMIDRLREFEQATKGKIAAHPQPFHVNISFFVAETREKAHELMRRNWRDDDVVNTAAPDPTASSIGTARHSFTSGVGGWATWDFDEALKYSIYDSPEGCIEQLSQLRADLPGMTECILEFNRRGRLTNEEIKQSMQLFADKVMPTLA; from the coding sequence ATGGGCAGTATAATACACATCAATACTGCAACTCTATATCACCGCGACCTAATAGCATCCATCCAAAGCATCCGCCTAAACATCCACCTAAACATCCACCTAAAGCATTCACCTATAGGCGAGAGGACAAGGCTACCCATATTGAGATTTGGCGCGTTTTGGCAAGTCCCCGGATACTTAGGCTCATCGGTGGCGCGCCGCCACTGGGAGACCATCGAGCAGATTGCGCTCGCTGACAAGCTCGGCTTTACGACGGCGTGGCTCGCGGAATCGACATTCTTCCCCGGCCGCCCGATGTCCAATCCGCTGATGGTGGCGTGTTCCGCCGCCCACCTCGCGCCGCGCATCCGCTTCGGCACGCTGGCGGCGCAGTTCCCGCTGCACCATCCCATCCACATGGCTACGCAAGCGGCAACCTGCGACATTCTGACAAACGGCAGGCTCGACCTGTGCCTTGGCGGGCGTTGGGGATCGCCGTCCGGTCAGGCATTCGGTCAGGCGGGCGACATTAGCAGCGCAGAAAGCCGCGCTCGCGTCGCAGAGGGCATCGAATTGCTGAAGGCAGCGTGGACGCAAGAGCGCGCGAACTTCGAGGGCGAATACTGGGGGATGAAGGACCTGCTGGTGATGCCGAAGCCGGTGCAAGAGCCGTTCCCGCCGCTGCTGCTCGCCGCGAACAGCGACGAAACATTCCCGTATGCGGCGCGCATGGGTCTGGGCGTCATCGGCACGACGCTGAGCCAGCCGATGCCGAGAATGATCGACCGCCTGCGCGAGTTCGAGCAGGCTACGAAAGGCAAAATCGCCGCGCATCCGCAGCCGTTCCATGTGAACATATCGTTCTTCGTCGCGGAGACGCGCGAGAAGGCGCACGAACTGATGCGGCGCAATTGGCGCGACGATGATGTGGTGAACACGGCGGCGCCGGACCCTACGGCGTCATCGATAGGCACGGCGCGGCACAGCTTCACAAGCGGCGTAGGCGGCTGGGCGACTTGGGACTTTGATGAGGCGCTGAAGTATTCCATCTACGACAGCCCGGAAGGCTGCATTGAGCAGCTAAGCCAACTGCGCGCAGACCTGCCCGGCATGACCGAGTGCATCTTGGAGTTCAACCGCCGAGGCCGCCTGACCAACGAAGAGATAAAGCAATCAATGCAGCTCTTCGCCGATAAGGTGATGCCCACGCTGGCGTAG
- the aroA gene encoding 3-phosphoshikimate 1-carboxyvinyltransferase: MKQLTLQPIRGVRGEIRLPGSKSMSNRVLLLAALAEGTTQVRNLLESDDTTHMLNALAALGVRIRHSDDGAYCEVTGLGGAFPEGEATLFLGNSGTTMRSLCAAICAGNGRYTLTGEPRMLERPIGDLVDALRQVGARIAYTGADGYPPLAIDACGLKGGTVRIRGNISSQYLTGMLMAAPMALAPLTIEVEGDLVSKPYIEMTLDVMRRFGIEVERSDYEWFRLPGNQHYTSPGSILVEGDASSASYFLSAGAIGGGPVRVNGVGDDSIQGDIAHAEVLQQMGANVSSGPDWIEISRGSLTGIDADLNHIPDAAMTVAVTALFAEGKTTIRNVHNWRVKETDRLAAMATELRKVGAGVVEGEDYIEITPPANIRTAVIDTYNDHRIAMCFSLAALGNSSITINDPDTVSKTFPDYFDRLREICE; this comes from the coding sequence ATGAAACAACTCACACTACAACCCATTCGCGGCGTGCGGGGCGAGATACGGCTGCCCGGCTCCAAGAGCATGTCCAACCGCGTGCTGCTGCTCGCCGCGCTTGCCGAGGGCACGACGCAGGTTCGCAACTTGCTGGAATCCGACGACACCACGCACATGCTGAACGCGCTCGCCGCGTTGGGTGTGCGAATTCGCCACTCCGACGATGGCGCGTACTGCGAGGTTACCGGGCTTGGCGGCGCGTTCCCTGAAGGCGAAGCGACTCTGTTTCTCGGCAACTCCGGTACGACGATGCGCTCGCTGTGCGCCGCGATTTGCGCGGGCAACGGTCGATACACGCTCACAGGCGAGCCGCGCATGCTGGAGCGTCCGATTGGCGATCTTGTGGATGCGCTGCGGCAGGTTGGCGCGCGGATTGCGTACACCGGCGCGGACGGCTACCCGCCCCTAGCCATCGACGCGTGCGGGTTGAAAGGCGGCACGGTTCGCATTCGCGGCAACATATCCAGCCAGTACCTCACCGGCATGCTGATGGCTGCGCCTATGGCTCTCGCGCCGCTGACCATCGAAGTCGAGGGCGATTTGGTATCCAAGCCATATATCGAGATGACGCTCGACGTGATGCGGCGCTTTGGCATCGAGGTCGAACGCAGCGACTACGAATGGTTCCGCCTGCCCGGCAACCAGCACTACACATCGCCCGGCAGCATACTCGTGGAAGGCGATGCGTCGTCCGCGTCATACTTCCTGTCCGCCGGCGCGATTGGCGGCGGTCCTGTGCGCGTCAACGGCGTGGGCGACGACAGCATTCAAGGCGACATCGCGCATGCGGAGGTTCTGCAGCAGATGGGCGCGAATGTGTCCAGCGGGCCCGACTGGATCGAGATTTCGCGCGGTTCGCTGACGGGTATCGACGCCGACCTGAACCACATTCCGGACGCCGCTATGACTGTCGCGGTTACGGCGCTGTTCGCCGAGGGCAAGACGACGATTCGCAATGTGCACAACTGGCGCGTCAAGGAGACCGACAGGCTCGCGGCGATGGCGACTGAGCTGCGCAAAGTTGGCGCGGGCGTCGTGGAAGGCGAGGACTACATCGAGATTACGCCGCCGGCTAACATCCGCACCGCCGTCATCGACACCTACAACGACCACCGCATCGCAATGTGCTTCTCACTCGCCGCGCTAGGCAATTCCAGCATCACCATCAACGATCCCGACACCGTATCCAAGACCTTCCCCGACTACTTCGACCGGCTGCGGGAGATTTGCGAGTAG
- a CDS encoding ammonium transporter has product MKTFAAFYRRHKYATLAALLLVSVVCIFVRPDMAHAAGVDEETMFVFNTFSFLIWGALVMWMCAGFTMLESGSVRTKNASTICLKNIGIYSIAGLAYFVIGYNLMYVDIVGGVIGSFNLMYQSSAEELALLGGDESATAAVIGNGYATMSDWFFQMVFVATAASIVSGALAERVKMWPFFLFTLALTAVIYPIVGAWTWGGGWLAELGFQDFAGSTIVHSTGGWAALAGVLIVGPRLGKFRRDGSVRSTPPSNILVVTLGVFILWFGWFGFNAGSQLALGSALDVVSMANVMVNTNLGAAAGVMAALAVSRPVLGRMDLVAGLNGAIAGLVSVTAAPDMVDHWLAIIIGAVGGIILVLAVKLMERLKLDDVVGAIPAHLFAGIWGTLAVAITKGPFLTQIVAQLIGIVAVGVFVFCVSWIVWKLLDIALSARVSPSVERIGMDAGDLGIESYPEFVLMPEEDDEEEV; this is encoded by the coding sequence ATGAAGACATTCGCAGCCTTTTATAGGCGGCACAAGTACGCGACACTTGCGGCGCTGCTGCTGGTGTCCGTCGTCTGCATATTCGTGAGACCGGACATGGCGCACGCGGCGGGCGTGGACGAGGAGACGATGTTCGTCTTCAACACATTCTCGTTCCTCATCTGGGGGGCGTTGGTAATGTGGATGTGCGCCGGCTTTACGATGCTGGAATCCGGCTCGGTGCGCACGAAGAACGCATCGACCATCTGCCTGAAGAACATTGGCATATACTCCATCGCCGGTCTCGCCTACTTCGTCATCGGATACAACCTGATGTATGTGGACATTGTGGGCGGCGTCATCGGTTCGTTCAACCTGATGTACCAGTCCTCCGCCGAAGAACTCGCGCTTCTGGGGGGCGACGAATCCGCGACTGCGGCAGTTATCGGCAATGGCTATGCCACGATGTCCGACTGGTTCTTCCAGATGGTCTTCGTGGCTACGGCGGCGTCCATCGTGTCGGGCGCGCTGGCGGAACGCGTGAAGATGTGGCCGTTCTTCCTGTTCACGCTGGCGCTGACTGCGGTCATATACCCCATCGTTGGCGCGTGGACTTGGGGTGGAGGCTGGCTCGCCGAGCTGGGCTTCCAAGACTTCGCGGGATCGACCATAGTGCACAGCACGGGCGGCTGGGCAGCGCTCGCCGGCGTGCTGATTGTCGGACCGCGACTCGGCAAGTTCCGCCGCGACGGGTCGGTTCGCTCCACGCCGCCGTCGAACATTCTGGTCGTAACGCTGGGCGTGTTCATTCTTTGGTTCGGCTGGTTCGGCTTCAACGCGGGTTCGCAGCTCGCGCTGGGCAGCGCACTCGATGTCGTTTCGATGGCAAATGTGATGGTGAACACGAACCTCGGCGCGGCTGCCGGCGTGATGGCTGCGCTCGCAGTGTCCCGCCCGGTGCTGGGACGCATGGACTTGGTGGCAGGGTTGAACGGCGCAATCGCCGGGCTGGTGTCCGTTACCGCGGCGCCGGACATGGTTGACCACTGGTTGGCTATCATCATCGGCGCGGTGGGCGGCATTATACTGGTGCTCGCCGTCAAACTTATGGAACGGCTGAAGTTGGACGATGTTGTCGGCGCGATACCGGCGCACCTGTTCGCAGGCATCTGGGGCACGCTCGCGGTCGCCATCACGAAGGGACCGTTCCTGACGCAGATTGTCGCGCAGCTCATCGGCATTGTGGCGGTTGGCGTGTTCGTGTTCTGTGTATCGTGGATAGTGTGGAAGCTGCTGGACATCGCGCTGAGCGCGCGCGTTTCGCCTAGTGTGGAGCGTATCGGGATGGACGCGGGCGATCTGGGGATAGAGTCGTACCCCGAGTTCGTGCTAATGCCGGAAGAAGACGACGAGGAAGAGGTATAA
- a CDS encoding STAS domain-containing protein — protein sequence MKVNIEREGDILVAMVEDRVDGTNAGEFQQALEADISESDRIVILDCEGLSYISSAGLRVVLLMARALQKQNSKFAICSLSEQIREVFEISGFDKIIPVHPNRTAAVEALGD from the coding sequence GTGAAAGTTAACATTGAAAGAGAAGGCGACATCCTAGTTGCAATGGTGGAAGACCGTGTTGACGGCACCAATGCCGGCGAGTTTCAGCAGGCGCTAGAGGCTGACATTAGTGAGAGCGATCGCATCGTAATCTTGGACTGCGAAGGGCTTTCGTACATCAGCAGCGCGGGCTTGCGCGTGGTGCTGCTGATGGCGCGCGCGCTCCAGAAGCAGAATTCCAAGTTCGCCATTTGCTCGCTCTCCGAGCAGATTCGCGAAGTCTTCGAAATCAGCGGATTCGACAAAATTATTCCTGTCCATCCCAACCGCACGGCCGCGGTAGAGGCTCTTGGCGACTAG
- a CDS encoding nucleoside deaminase: protein MTAMTTVTTVTTTAVHERYMRIALEEAQRAADEGNVGVGSVIVLGGELIARGRNLVPTTNDPTAHAESVALREASVVLGTDNMAGATMYTTFEPCPMCCGAMMNANIACLVMGGRPTAEQTMWGDYTLERLLQMCRWNDRIEVITGVLAEECLSIRLP, encoded by the coding sequence ATGACCGCTATGACAACGGTGACCACAGTGACCACAACAGCAGTTCACGAACGGTATATGCGGATCGCGCTCGAAGAGGCGCAGCGGGCGGCGGATGAGGGCAATGTCGGCGTTGGGTCGGTGATTGTACTTGGCGGCGAGCTTATCGCGCGCGGCCGCAATCTCGTACCGACGACAAATGATCCGACGGCGCACGCGGAATCTGTCGCGCTGCGGGAGGCGTCAGTCGTGCTCGGCACGGACAACATGGCAGGCGCTACGATGTACACGACATTCGAGCCATGCCCGATGTGCTGCGGCGCGATGATGAACGCGAACATCGCGTGCTTGGTAATGGGTGGCAGACCGACCGCCGAACAGACGATGTGGGGCGATTACACACTCGAACGCCTGCTGCAAATGTGCCGCTGGAATGACCGAATCGAAGTCATAACCGGCGTCCTAGCCGAAGAGTGCCTTTCCATCCGCCTGCCATAG
- a CDS encoding ABC transporter substrate-binding protein, translating into MNIPAPLTSFSIGAAVLLTLAVALAACSDTGSNEGSTPVAVSQTAQAAASAGDTLATGPVTGAATGNSAIATSASAGGSGVTDDEVLFGQSAALSGPALELGSNMRLGIEAAFHEVNEQGGVNGRILKLVSLDDAYEPEAAITNTLKLIEEEGVFALIGEVGTPTSRSATPIAADAGVPFIAPFTGAEFLRDDDWDNIVNLRASYYQETEEMVERLTQDLGITSIGVLYQDDSYGRAGYRGVRQALDRRGMEPVSIGLYPRNTKAVRAALLDLNRGDPEAVIMIGAYEPVAALVELARFTGTSPVFLTVSFVGSNALANELGTDGAGVYVTQVVPFPTDSSLPIVSAYLQALSAYDRFSDPGFVSLEGYLAGRLAIEGLQRCGRDVDRACFLDILNSTDGIDIEGFPLRFGDDNQGSDQVFITVIGEDGEYHPVTTLSDN; encoded by the coding sequence ATGAACATCCCGGCTCCACTTACTTCATTCAGTATTGGAGCCGCCGTTCTGCTAACTCTAGCTGTCGCCCTCGCCGCCTGCTCCGATACAGGGTCGAATGAAGGGAGCACACCCGTTGCCGTATCGCAAACTGCACAGGCGGCGGCAAGCGCGGGGGATACCCTAGCGACTGGCCCCGTGACTGGCGCCGCGACTGGCAACAGCGCAATCGCCACCAGTGCCAGCGCGGGCGGCAGTGGCGTAACCGACGACGAGGTGCTGTTCGGGCAATCCGCCGCGCTGTCCGGTCCCGCGCTTGAACTCGGATCCAACATGCGGCTGGGTATCGAAGCCGCCTTCCATGAAGTGAACGAACAGGGCGGCGTGAATGGCCGCATCCTGAAGCTAGTATCGCTCGATGACGCATACGAGCCGGAAGCCGCCATCACGAATACGCTGAAGCTCATTGAGGAAGAGGGCGTGTTCGCGCTCATCGGCGAAGTAGGCACGCCCACATCGCGCTCTGCCACGCCTATCGCCGCGGACGCAGGCGTACCGTTCATCGCGCCATTCACCGGCGCCGAGTTCTTGCGCGACGACGACTGGGACAACATCGTCAACCTGCGCGCGTCCTACTATCAAGAAACCGAGGAGATGGTCGAGCGCCTGACGCAGGACTTGGGCATAACGAGCATCGGAGTGCTGTATCAGGACGATTCGTACGGACGGGCGGGCTATCGTGGCGTGCGACAGGCGCTTGACCGGCGCGGCATGGAACCCGTGTCTATCGGCTTGTACCCGCGCAACACCAAGGCAGTGCGTGCGGCGCTGCTCGACTTGAACCGGGGGGACCCTGAAGCGGTAATAATGATTGGCGCGTACGAACCCGTCGCCGCGCTGGTGGAACTGGCGCGGTTCACCGGCACATCACCTGTGTTCCTGACGGTGTCGTTCGTTGGCAGCAACGCACTCGCGAACGAACTCGGCACGGATGGCGCGGGCGTGTATGTTACGCAAGTCGTGCCGTTCCCGACGGACTCATCGCTGCCCATAGTATCTGCGTACCTGCAAGCGCTATCCGCATACGACAGATTCTCCGACCCCGGTTTCGTGTCGTTGGAGGGCTATTTGGCAGGTCGGCTTGCCATTGAAGGCTTGCAGCGGTGCGGTCGCGATGTTGACCGCGCGTGCTTCCTGGACATACTGAACAGCACGGACGGAATCGACATCGAAGGGTTTCCGCTGCGCTTCGGCGACGACAATCAGGGGTCGGACCAGGTGTTCATCACCGTTATCGGCGAGGACGGCGAATACCATCCCGTAACCACTTTGAGCGACAACTAG
- a CDS encoding alpha-E domain-containing protein, with translation MSRYLERSQHLCRLLRLQSQALIDRPVREINLGWSRIYGSVGRVPPAGYIESFDSDSYALADSYTLAGDATFERDNPESVWSCFALGRENARQMRWSISAEMWSCLNLAYLRIKDLNIEDIWRTSPESFYANLEEDIDTFNGVASTTMYRDEGWHFLRLGQFIERAQLLTSLLITQLELDESGENGDVNIADWMTLLRMYHAVEAYNRRFNVEVAPGNVLDVLATDGLLPVSLARTLDRAGLEISSIGTGPDARASDSTRRLAGRLSSMIHYEWPDRQDKKAMLVRANELCRDLHQRVSDTYFEYSTEELPRQ, from the coding sequence ATGAGCCGCTACTTGGAGCGGTCACAGCACCTGTGCCGCCTGCTTCGCTTGCAGTCTCAGGCGCTGATCGACCGTCCCGTCCGAGAGATTAACCTAGGCTGGAGCCGCATCTACGGCAGCGTGGGTCGCGTTCCGCCCGCCGGCTACATCGAGTCGTTCGACAGCGATAGCTACGCGCTGGCAGACTCGTACACGCTCGCCGGAGACGCTACATTCGAGCGGGACAACCCGGAATCGGTGTGGAGCTGCTTCGCGCTGGGCAGGGAGAACGCACGGCAGATGCGCTGGTCGATCAGCGCGGAAATGTGGTCGTGCCTCAACCTCGCGTATCTGCGCATCAAGGACTTGAACATCGAGGATATTTGGCGCACCTCTCCGGAGAGCTTCTATGCGAACTTGGAGGAGGATATCGACACATTCAACGGCGTGGCGTCCACCACGATGTACCGCGACGAAGGTTGGCACTTCCTGCGGCTTGGGCAGTTCATCGAGCGCGCGCAGCTGCTTACCTCGCTGCTGATAACGCAGCTGGAACTCGACGAGAGCGGCGAAAACGGCGATGTCAACATCGCGGACTGGATGACCCTGCTGCGAATGTACCACGCGGTAGAGGCGTACAACCGCCGCTTCAATGTCGAAGTGGCGCCGGGTAATGTGCTGGATGTGCTGGCGACCGACGGATTGCTGCCCGTATCGCTGGCGCGCACTCTGGACCGGGCAGGCTTGGAAATATCGTCCATCGGCACGGGTCCGGACGCGCGAGCGAGCGATTCGACAAGGCGGCTTGCAGGCAGGCTGTCGTCGATGATCCACTACGAATGGCCCGACAGGCAAGACAAGAAGGCGATGCTGGTGCGCGCGAACGAACTATGCCGCGACCTGCACCAGCGCGTGAGCGACACATACTTCGAGTATTCGACGGAAGAGCTGCCGCGCCAGTGA
- a CDS encoding HAMP domain-containing protein, which yields MITHQPPESGIRRLLESRYRISTQLYLAIGSAVALTIAASLVGWISFNSVGEAQSTVNEDSLPEVVAAFGIAQNSGTLVNAAPLLTASTSPEELADVSAAIDDARISLDQHLTVLLGADMSSDTTIISLQRLPDIPGLTDLLNLDDVQISDDEGGTSEHIRSQVDTLTIGIGAIESGMTEIFEINEQKDALRSELAIMREQIDDVMVPAVDNQLFYTMTGYRNLGDAPAERVEHFSEAELARYRSLAGLHADATTASQILESSFSVSSAPHIEPLRERFESAAGSMDRNLAALEGWPYRPQILPLMSRLVELGTGTDSGFDLLERQLVIKQQQQDLLALNRAIASTLVQEVDALVESARTSADEATLTSAQAILTGRTLLLAISAVSIVGALIAWLFVGRMLLRRLWTLHDRMLEMAGGDLETEVELDGRDEVADMARALEVFRRNSLEAQRLNLVEELADELLNKNEELETVLADLERAQDQIVVREKLAALGELTAGVAHEIRNPLNFIKNFSEASEELLDELGELMTDVADDLDEEDKDYLDEITGDLTGNMERIRTHGDRANRIVNDMLMMGRDTGEQRMTDINSLLDEHARLAYHSARALDTEFQLGIERDLDPNMGEVNVVPRDLGRVFLNMVGNACDATDEKRRTIDAEIAAEGHPADSEPYMPTLWIATHRSDHNIQIRIRDNGGGMPPDIIDKIFNPFFTTKPTDKGTGLGLAISNDIVRQHGGTITVESQPDEYTEMLIEIPLETPAIEAEALEAEAVSC from the coding sequence TTGATCACTCATCAGCCTCCTGAATCGGGTATTAGACGGCTTCTTGAGAGCCGCTACCGCATATCCACTCAACTATACTTGGCGATTGGCAGTGCGGTCGCGCTGACTATCGCGGCGAGTTTGGTCGGCTGGATTTCGTTCAACAGCGTCGGCGAGGCGCAGAGCACGGTGAACGAAGACAGCCTGCCGGAGGTCGTGGCAGCGTTCGGCATCGCACAGAACAGCGGCACGTTGGTGAACGCCGCACCGTTGCTCACCGCGTCAACGAGTCCGGAAGAGCTTGCTGACGTATCGGCGGCTATCGACGACGCGCGTATCTCACTAGACCAGCACCTTACCGTCCTGCTTGGCGCGGATATGTCGAGCGACACGACGATTATCAGCTTGCAGCGCTTGCCCGATATTCCCGGCTTGACGGACCTCTTGAATCTTGACGATGTGCAGATATCGGACGACGAAGGTGGCACATCGGAACATATACGCTCGCAGGTGGATACCCTCACCATCGGCATTGGCGCAATCGAAAGCGGCATGACCGAGATTTTCGAGATTAACGAGCAGAAAGATGCGCTGCGGAGCGAACTCGCCATTATGCGCGAGCAGATTGACGATGTGATGGTGCCCGCAGTGGACAACCAGCTCTTCTATACGATGACAGGCTATCGCAATTTGGGAGACGCGCCGGCGGAGCGCGTCGAACACTTCTCGGAAGCTGAACTCGCGCGCTATCGCAGCCTAGCCGGTCTGCATGCCGATGCGACTACCGCGAGCCAGATATTGGAAAGCTCCTTCTCCGTGTCGTCGGCGCCGCACATCGAGCCTCTGCGCGAACGTTTCGAGTCTGCCGCAGGCAGTATGGACCGCAACTTGGCGGCGCTCGAAGGCTGGCCCTACCGTCCTCAGATATTGCCGCTGATGAGCCGCCTTGTAGAGCTTGGCACCGGCACGGACAGCGGATTCGACCTGCTTGAACGGCAGCTTGTGATAAAGCAGCAGCAACAAGACCTGCTCGCGCTCAACCGCGCCATCGCGTCCACGCTGGTGCAAGAAGTCGATGCGCTGGTAGAATCGGCACGAACCAGCGCGGATGAGGCGACATTAACATCCGCGCAGGCGATACTGACGGGCAGGACGCTGCTGCTGGCGATTAGCGCGGTTAGCATCGTTGGCGCGCTGATAGCGTGGTTGTTTGTCGGGCGAATGCTGCTGCGCCGCTTGTGGACGCTACACGACCGCATGTTGGAAATGGCGGGCGGCGATTTGGAGACTGAGGTCGAATTGGACGGTCGAGACGAAGTGGCGGACATGGCGCGTGCGCTCGAAGTGTTCCGCCGAAATTCGCTTGAGGCGCAGCGCCTGAACCTCGTAGAAGAACTCGCCGATGAACTGCTGAACAAGAACGAAGAGCTGGAGACCGTGCTTGCGGACCTAGAACGCGCGCAAGACCAGATTGTGGTGCGAGAGAAGCTGGCGGCGCTGGGCGAGCTGACCGCCGGCGTCGCGCACGAAATCCGCAATCCGCTGAACTTCATTAAGAACTTCTCGGAGGCATCGGAAGAGTTGCTTGACGAGCTCGGCGAACTGATGACGGATGTCGCGGATGACCTGGACGAAGAGGACAAGGATTACCTAGATGAGATAACCGGCGACCTGACCGGCAACATGGAACGCATCCGTACTCACGGCGACCGCGCAAACCGCATCGTGAACGACATGCTGATGATGGGCAGGGACACGGGCGAACAGCGTATGACCGACATAAACTCGCTGCTGGACGAACACGCGCGGCTGGCATATCACAGCGCGCGCGCGCTCGACACCGAGTTCCAGCTTGGCATAGAGCGCGACTTGGACCCGAACATGGGCGAGGTGAATGTCGTGCCGCGAGACTTGGGCCGTGTTTTCCTGAACATGGTCGGGAACGCCTGCGACGCCACGGACGAAAAGCGGCGCACGATAGATGCGGAAATTGCCGCAGAGGGACACCCGGCGGACTCCGAGCCGTACATGCCGACGCTATGGATTGCCACGCACAGGAGCGATCACAATATCCAAATCCGCATCAGAGACAACGGCGGCGGCATGCCTCCGGACATCATCGACAAGATTTTCAACCCGTTCTTCACCACCAAGCCCACCGACAAGGGAACGGGCCTCGGCTTGGCAATATCCAACGACATAGTGCGTCAACACGGCGGCACCATCACCGTAGAATCCCAGCCCGACGAATACACCGAAATGCTTATCGAAATCCCGCTAGAGACGCCGGCGATAGAGGCAGAGGCGCTAGAGGCAGAGGCGGTGAGTTGTTAA
- a CDS encoding ATP-binding protein, giving the protein MPALSAKVSLNIESSPEALNRIVDAIESISLQEEWPPELLFTMNLVIEELGINIMEYAYGGDSGEAFEIIITSEPSELTVDLVDAGPPFNPLTDAPEPDTEAPMLDRPVGGLGIHLVKSMMDEVDYKRECDRNHLRLVKRREK; this is encoded by the coding sequence GTGCCAGCCTTGAGCGCAAAAGTATCGCTGAATATCGAATCTTCGCCTGAAGCATTGAACCGCATCGTTGATGCGATCGAATCCATCAGCCTTCAGGAAGAATGGCCGCCCGAACTTCTCTTTACGATGAACTTGGTCATCGAGGAGCTGGGAATAAACATCATGGAGTACGCGTACGGCGGCGATTCCGGCGAGGCTTTCGAGATTATTATCACTTCCGAGCCGAGCGAGCTCACCGTGGACCTGGTTGACGCGGGTCCGCCGTTCAACCCACTGACGGACGCGCCGGAACCGGACACCGAAGCACCTATGCTGGACAGACCCGTTGGCGGGCTGGGCATCCATCTGGTCAAATCCATGATGGACGAGGTGGACTACAAGCGCGAATGTGACCGCAACCACTTGCGATTAGTCAAGCGGAGGGAGAAATGA